TGGGGATGGCCGCCGACGGCGCCGAGGCGCTGCGGTTGGTCGCGGAGCTCGCGCCTGACGTGTGCCTCATGGACGTGCAGATGCCCGGCATGGACGGCATCGAGACCACGCGGATGCTGCGCGCGGCGAATCCTGGAACCCGGGTGCTGGTCGTGACGACCTTCGCCCGCCCCGGCTATCTGCGGACCGCGCTCGACGCGGGCGCGAGCGGGTTCATCGTCAAGGACACCCCGGCGGAGAAGCTGGCGGATGCCGTTCGGCGGGTGCATTCCGGGATGCGGGTGCTCGATCCGGCGCTGGCGGAGGAGAGCCTGTTCAACGGAGCGAACCCGCTCAGTGATCGCGAGCGGCAGGTGCTGCGGCTGGCCGCGGACGGGCGCTCGGCCGCGGCGATCGCGGCCGAGGTCTTCCTCTCCGCAGGCACGGTGCGCAACCATCTGTCCGCGGCCATCGGCAAGACCGGCGCCGCCAACCGCGCCCAGGCGGTGCGCATCGCCCAGGACAAGGGATGGATCTGAGGCTCGTGCGTGCCGGGGGAGCGAGCGCAGGAAGTCCGCCCGAGATCAGGAGATCCGCGCGGATTCTTGCTGTTCTCGCGCGGTTCTCCTGATCTCGGACGCCGGGGGCGCGGATGTCGGTGGCCCGGCGTAGGTTCGTCTCGTGCGGGAGGCTCCCGCGGAAGAAGGTGTGACATGACCTGGAAGATCGAGCTCATCTTCGTGCCGGTGACCGATGTCGACCGCGCGAAGGAGTTCTACACCAAGATCGGGTTCAACCCCGATCACGACCAGACTCCGTACGAGGGGCTGCGGTTCGTGCAGATGACCCCGCCGGGTTCGGCGTGCTCGATCGCGTTCGGCACCGGGCTCGACATCCCGCTCGAACCGGGCCAGCAGAAGACCATCCAGGTGGTGGTGCCCGATGCCGACGAGGCGAAGGCACAGCTCGAGGCGGTCGGCGTCGCGACGCGCGGTGTCGAAGACCTCGGCTGGGGCAGGTTCGTGTGGTTCGACGACCCCGACGGCAACACGTGGACGCTGCAGGAGCTCCCCGACTACGCCGCAGCGAAGCAGCAGGAGGGCTGAGCGAAGCAGCAGGAGGGCTGAGCGGAGTCGTCTGGCGCGTCAGCGGGCGGCGAGGGCCAGCCGTTCCTCGGGGGCGCCCGCAGGAAGGGCGCCCGCCTGCGGGGTCGTCAGCCGATGCGTGTCGCGCCGCCCGACACCGTGATGCCGCCGGACGGCGGGATCGTCACGGCGAGCAGGCTCGGACGTCCGACGTGAACTCCCTGACGGATCTGGATCGTGCGTCCGACGAAGCCGTGCTGGCGAAGGTACGCGCCCGTGGATGCGGCGGCTGAGCCGGTCGCCGGGTCCTCGGTGATGCGCCCCACGGGGAACAGGTTCCGCGCCTCGAACTCGAAGGGGCTCAGCGCGTTGAGCACGGTCACGGTGCCCAGCCACGCCTGTTCGCGCATGAGCGCGGCCACCCGGTCGGGTGCGAAGCGGAACTGGTGGAACAGGTCGCGATCGGCCAGCACGATGATCGGATGCCAGTTCCCGGCGAACGACTCCGCCGCGGGGAAGCGCGGATCGAGATCTTCCCAGGTCAGACCGAGCAGGTCGAGCAGCCGATCACGCACATCCGGTCGCAGCTCGCGGACCGCGGGTTCGACGCTCGTGAACGACACGGCGACGGCACCGGCGGCATCAGTCGTCGACTGCAGCTCGATCTGTCCGGCCTCCGTGTCGAACAGCACGGACCCGGGGCCGTCGCGTTCGGCCAGCGCTACGGCCGTCGCAACCGTCGCATGGCCGCAGAAAGGCACCTCCGCGGCAGGGGACCAATAGCGCAGCCGGTATCGCGGGACGGCGCCGGTGCGGTCCTCGCCGACCACGAACGCCGTCTCGGAGTAGCCGACCTCCGCCGCGATCCGTTGCATGGTGGCCGCGTCGAGCGATTGTGCGTCGAGCACGACTCCTGCCGGATTCCCGCCTTCGGGCGTCGCGGCGAAGGCGCTGAAGCGGAGGATCTCGGGAGCATCCGTCATGTTCAGGAGCCTATCGACGCGCGGGCGCCGCCGGGCCGACCGGGCCTCAGGAGTTCACGCGGATGATCTCCTGTTGGTACGGCGCGATGACGTCGCCTGAGATGCGCAGGTCGAGCACGAGGAACCTCCTGGTCGCCGGGTCTTCGGCCGTCCAGGCGCGAAGTCGGTCGAGGTCGCTCAGAGTGCGGACGACGATGCCTTCGGCGCCGACCGCCTCACCGAAGGCCGCGAAATCGACCTCCGGGATGCGCATCGGACCCTGCGCGAGGCCCTTGAGCCCGTAGAGGTTCACTTCGGCGCCGTAGGCCGCGTCGTTCCAGATCACCGCGATCCCACGGCCGCCGGCGGCGCGCACCGCCGACTCGAGGTCCGCGATCGCCATGAGGCCTCCGCCGTCTCCCGACGTCAGCACGATGGTGGAGTCGCGGCGGGCGAGCGCCGCGCCGACCACGCTCGGCCAGCCCTGCCCGATGGACTGGAACGCGGTGCCGACCATCATCATGCGGTCGGGCGCCGCCACCGGCCAGTACATGTTCGCCCAGCCGATGAAGTGGCCGCCGTCGGACACGACGATGCGGTCATGAGGGAGGAACTCGGCGATGCGGCGGGCAGCCGACCGCGGATCCAGACGCCCGTCCGGTGCGAGCTCATCGCCCTCGGGGTACGCCCGCGCCGCCGCCACGTCGACCGTCTCGCGCCATGGGGTGTGCGAAACGTCGGATGCCGCGGCCGGCGCGCCGTCTGCCGGGCCGCCCTCCGCGGCGTGTCGCCCGGAATCTCCGACGTTTCGTTCGGGCCCGGGCCCGAACGCGGGCGCATCGCCGGATGCCGCGCGGCGAACCCGCGCGACCAGCTCCTCAGCGGCGAGCCGGGCATCGGCCCGCACGAAACCGCCCACGTGGGGGTGGGACGCGGCTGGAGCCGTGTCGATCTGGAACACGCGCGTTCCCGGTGCGAAGAGCTCGCCGAAGCGCATCGTGAACTGGTTGAGCGACGCGCCGAACACCACCGCCACGTCGGCGGTGCGGATCAGCTCCATGGCCCCGTCGGCCCCGAAGCCGCCGGTGACGCCGAGGTCGTACCGCGAATCGGGGAAGATTCCGCGGCCGAGCGCCGACGACGCGGTCAGCGCGCCGGTCGCGGCGGCCAGCTCGCCGAGAGCCGCGCCGGCATCCGCCAGCCACGCACCCCGCCCCGCGAGCAGGAACGGGCGCCGTGCGCCGCGCAGCGCGAGGGCGATCTCGTCGAGCATCCCGTCGGCGAACTCGCCGCGCGGCGCGAGAGGGGCGGGTACCCGCGGTTGCGGCGCGGGCGGCACCTCTCCGGCATCGAGCGCGGCCACGTCGTAGGGGATCGCGAGCACCACGGGCACGCGGTAGGTCAGCGCATGCTCGATCGCGATGACCGTCGTCGCGGCAGCATCCGCCCGCCCCACGGTGTACGTCCGCGCGCCGACCGCCGAGGCGAGCGCGATCTGGTCCACATCCCACGGACGCGGGCCCGAGGTGGGCTCGTCACCGACGACGAGCACGAGCGGCACGTGAGCCTGCACGGCCTCGGCCAATGCCGTGATCGTGTTGGTGAAGCCGGCTCCGTACGTGGATGTGCCCGCGGCGATCCGGCCGGAGGCGCGGTAGTGAGCATCCGCCGCGACCACGGCGCCCTGTTCGTGACGCACGGCTGTGAAGACGACGTCGGTCTGCGTCTCCAGCGCGTCGAGGAAGTAGGCGTTGCCGTTTCCCATCACGCCGAAGACCGCATCGATGTGCTGGGCGAGGGTGAGGGCGACGTGCGCGGAGACAGTGGGCATGCGAGAGCCTTTCGAGACAGGGACGGAGAGGTGCAGATTCCGTATGTGTCTCGCCCCCGCCTCGATGCGAGGGGCTTCGTGCCTCTTTTTCAGGCACCGGCCGCGTGCGCCGGACCACTCGATTCTAGCGACGCTCCGGATGCAGCGCGACGGTGGAGGTCGTGAGGTCGGCGAGGTCGATGCTCGTCACCGACTCAGGAGGCAGTGCGTCCCAGTTGTATTCCGCGACGCCCGTCGAGCCGACGAGGAGCGTCCCGTCGTGGAGCCGCTTCCACCGCAACGCGAAGTAGTCCTCGTTGTGCTCCTCGGGCAGATGCGGGTGCAGCGCGAGCTCATCGAGGTCGGAATCCGAGAGCACGCTCCGAGCGCTGGCACGGACGACGACCATGTGGGTCGCGTCGAGGGCGATGGCGTTGAGGCTCGCGAGGGGGAACGCATCTCGCAGCCGGCGCGCGGCGTGGGCGACGGCATCGCGGAGGCCGATTCCCTTCGCGAGCCGCTCCCGGACGAGCCCGAAGTACATCTCGCTGTCGGTGTCGCCGCCCAGCGTCGCGAGGGTATCCGGCGCAAGCAGCTCACGGACGCGCGCCACCGGCGTGAGCGAGCCGTTGTGCTCGAACGCGACGCCGTCGGCGAAGAACGGGTGGGCGTTGCGTTCTGCGACGGGGAGTCCCGACGTCGCCCAGCGCAGGTGCACCATGGCGGCGTGCGCCGGCGTCGTGATCGCCTCGTCGAAGGTGGGGTCGGATGCTGCGGAGAGCGCGGACTTGCGCGCCATCGGCTGCTGTCCCGCGTCGGGCGTGCCGGCCCAGCCCCATCCGTCTCCGTGCAGGCGGGCGAGGGACAGCATCCGCTCCAGACCGGGGTCGCCGAGCAGTGCGCGTACGGACGATCGGTCGGGGGAGACGAAGGCGAACAGCCGGCACATGAAGACCTCGTGGAGAGAGCGGGTGTCCTTCGTTTGTACTGCATGCCGGGACTCGGTGCGGCTCGCTTGCGGGGCGGGTCGAGCAGCGCATGCGCGACAATGTATCGGTGACTGATGCATCGAACGAGCGGGAGACGCTCACCTGGGACGGCTTCGGAATCGCGACGAGAGACCTCGCGCGTCGCATCCTCGCCAGCGGCTTCGAACCGGAGGTGGTCGTCGCCATCGCGCGCGGAGGACTTCTTCCTGCGGGCGCCATCGCCTACGGCCTCGGCGTGAAGAACTGCGGTGCGATCAACGTCGAGTTCTACACCGGCATCGGTACGGTGCTCGATGCCCCGGAGGTGCTGCCTCCCGAGCTCGACATGAACTACCTCGACGGACGGCGCGTGCTGCTCGTCGACGACGTCGCGGATTCCGGTCGGACCCTCGCGCTCGCCGTGCAGCTGCTCAAGGACAAGGGTGCCGACGTGCGATCGGTCACGATCTACACGAAGCCTTCGACGATCGTCCAGCCCGACTACGCGTGGAAGGACACCGATCTCTGGATCAACTTCCCGTGGTCGTTCCAGGGAACCGTGCGCGAAGAGGACCTCGGCCTGCCACCGACCGCGTAGCCGCGTCCGCCGCGCACGCCGCGCGGTGTGCCCGACGCGCCCGCCGCGCGGTGTGCCGTGCGCCGTGTGCGGTGTACGAAACGTCGGAGTTTCGGGGCGACACGCCGCGTGCGGATGCCGTGCGGCGGCGTGTTGCGCGGAAACTCCGACTTTTCGCGCGGGCGCGAGGCGCGGGGCAGCCGCGAGGGCCGCACGCCGCGCACGCGTTCCGCCGCGCGGGCGCGGGGCGTGGGACCGCCGCGCGGGCGCGAGCCGCGGGACCGCCGCGAGGGCCGCGGGCCGGGAGCGGCCGCCGGCCGGACGCCTCGCCCTCAGCCGCGGAGCAGCGCGCGGAGGGCCTGGATCGTATCGGCTTCGGCTGCGGTCTTGTCGGGGCGGTACTGCTTGACGCGCGCGAACCGCAGGGCGATGCCGCCCGGATACCGCGGTGACCGCTGCACTCCGTCGATGGCGATCTCGACGACCAGCTCGGGCCGCATGCTCATGGCGTAGGGCGTTCGCGACTCCTCGTACTGGGGAAAGGTGTCGGTCTGCCAGCGGAGCAGCTCATCGGTGAGGCCCTTGAACGTCTTGCCGACCATCACGAAGCCGCCCGGTTCGCCGAACCCGCCGTCGGCATCGCGCGCCCCGAGGTGCAGGTTCGACAGCCATCCGCGGCGGCGTCCCGAGCCCCACTCCGCGCCCAGCACGACGAGGTCGTACGTGAGCACGGGCTTCACCTTCACCCAGGACTTGCCGCGCCGCCCCGCCGTGTAGGTCGAGTCGACCGCCTTGACCACGACACCTTCGTGGCCGGCCGCCAGAGCATCGCGCGACACCTGCTCGGCGACCTCGGCGTCGTCGGTCACGGTCCCCGGCATGCGCCAGTCGCCGGCCACTCTTTCGAGCTCGGCCAACCGCACGGAGAGCGGCTCGTCGATGAGGTCTCGACCGTCGACGTGCAGGAGGTCGAAGAACCACGGACGCAGTGCGACGGTGCGCGCCACGTCGGCGCCGAAGCGCGACATCGTCTCCTGGAACGGTCGCGGAGCGCCGTCGTCGTCGAGCGACAGCGTCTCGCCGTCGAGGATCAGCTCGTCGGCGGGCAGGCCTCGCACGACCTCGACGATCTCGGGGACCCGATGCGTGACGTCGGCGAGGCTGCGCGTGTAGACGCTCACGTCGTCGCCGCGGCGGTGCACCTGGATGCGCGCGCCGTCGAGCTTGTACTCGACCGAGGCGCGACCGGTCAGCTCCAGCGCGGCCGTGGGCGTCGCCGCGGTGGAGGCGAGCATCGGGAGCACGGGGCGGCCGACCATCAGACCCACCTGCTCGAGGGCTTCGGGGTTGCCCGTGAGCGCGAGGAGCGCGGTCTCCCCGAGGTCTCCCGACAGCATCGCCGCCCGCCGCACCACACCGACCGGGCGACCCGCAGCCTTCGCGATCGCGTCGAGCAGCACTCCGCCGAGGGCTCCGGTGCGCAGTTCGCCGAGCATCGCGCGGGCGAGGAGATCCCACTCCTCTGCGGTGGCGCGCGAGGCGAGCCCACCGAGGGTCGCCGTGCGCGCAGCGGCGGAACCGGAGCCGGATGCCGCGGCGAGAGCGTCGAGCTCATGGTCGACGTCGGCGATGCTCAGCGTCGGCTCGGTCGCGTGCGTGATGTCGAGCGAGGTGAGGCCGCGCCAGCCGACTCCCAGGCGTCCCTGCCGGGGTTTGGCGAGCAGCAGGCCAGCGAGGGGAAGGATCTCCGACGCATCCGCGCGGCGCAGCAGGGCGGCGAGGGTCTCGATCTTCGCGAGACGCGACGATGTCGCTGCGACCTCCTCGGCGGCCTCGACCAGCTCTGACAGCTTCATCCCGGCATTGTCGCATCGGCCGCCGACATCCGGTGCCCCTCTTGACGGCGGCGGTGCTGCGCTGCGGTCAGCGCCCCCGGAACTCGGGTCTCCGCTTCTCCTGGAACGCCGCGAAGCCCTCCCGGTAGTCGTCGGTGTCGCACAGCGCCGCCTGCGTGCGGTTCTCGAGGGCCACCGAGTCCCATAGGGTCATCCGCTCGTCACGCATCCGCGCGATCAGCCGCTTGCTCGCCAGGAAGGCGGCCGTCGCGCCGTGCGCGGCTCGTGCCGCGGCATCCGTCGTCTCGCGCTCCACGTCGTCGTCGGGGAACACGCGCGAGAACAGCCCGGACTGCACCGCCTCCGTCCCGGTCATCAGCCGCCCGGTGTAGATGAGATCGAGCGCCTTGTGCGCGCCGAGGCGGTCGAGGAACAACGCATGGCCGCCGGAGTCCAGCGTCGCGCCGAGCGCGGCGAACGGTGATCCGATCTTCGCGGACTCGGCGACGTACACGACGTCCGTCGCGATGAGCAGACCGAGGCCCACGCCAAGGCACGCCCCGTGCGCGGCGGCGAAGGTCGGGGCGGGGAACCGCGACATCCGCTGCAGCAGCGGCGTGACCAGTCCGTCGAGGTATCCGATCACGTCGTCCTCGCGCGGGTCGACCCCGGAGATGTCGCGGCCGGCGCAGAACGCCCTCCCCTCGCCGCGCAGCACGAGGGCGCGGACGCCGGCGGCCTCGGCCTCGGCGTACGCCGCCCCGAGCTCGGCGATGGCCTGCTCGTCGAGCGCGTTCAGCTTCGCCGGAGCGTTCAGGACGACGGTGGCGACGCCGTCGGACAGGGTCAGCTCGATCATCGGACGCTCCGCTCAGACGTCGTAGTCGACCACGAGGCGGTCGCTCGTGGGGTGGGACTGGCAGGTGAGCACGTAGCCGCGCTCGAGCTCGTCCGGCTCCAGCGCGTAGTTCTCGGTCATCGTGACGCTGCCCTCGATGACGCGGGCCCGGCACGTGCCGCACACGCCGCCTGCGCAGGCGAACGGGGCGTCGGGTCGCACGCGCAGCGCGGCGTTGAGCACCGACTCATGCGCGTCGACCGGACTCTCGACGGTCGAGGAGACGCCGTCGAGGCTGATCTCGATCCGCACAGTCTTCTCGCCCTCGCGCACCGTCACGGGTCTCGCGGTGCGCAGCGGCTCGTCGCCGGTCGTGAAGAGCTCGAAGCGGATGTGCTCGCGGGAGACGCCGACGTCGGCGAGGACCTCGCGGCACAGGTCGACGAGAGACAGCGGGCCGCAGAGGAACCACTCGTCGACGTCGGACGGGTCGATCAGCACCCGCAGGATGGTCCGCAACTTCGGCTCGTCGATGCGGCCGGACAGGAGCGGGGCCGTCCGTTGCTCGCGCGAGAGCACGTGGTGCAGCGTGAGGCGGGTCGGATAGCGGTCCTTGAGGTCGGCCAGATCCTCCAGGAACATCACGTCGAGCGTCGAGCGGTTGGTGTAGAGCAGCGTGAACCTCGACGTCTCGGAGCGCGAGAGCACCGTGTGGGCGAGCGCCATGAGCGGGGTGATGCCGGAGCCGGCCGCGATGCCGACGACGTGCCGGTGGTCGAGATCGGGCAGCGCCGAGGTGAAGGTGCCCTGAGGGCTCATCACGTCGATGCGGAAGCCGGGGTGCAGTCCCGTCTGCGCCCAGGTGGAGAAGAGTCCGCCCTCGTCGCGCTTCACCGCGACGCTCAGGCGCGTGGGCTGCCCGTCGCCACGGTGCTCCGGCGGCCGGCACAGCGAGTACGAGCGGCGCACCTCCACGCCGTCCAGCGTCGTGCGCAGGGCGACGTACTGGCCCGGCAGGTGGTCGTACTCGTCGGCCAGCTCCGGCGGGACGGTGAAGGTGACCTCGACCGAATCCTCGGTGAGGGGGCGCACCTCCTCGACCGTCAGGGTGTGGAAGCGTGCACGCGTGCGAGGGGTCGCCGAGGTCTGCCGGGGAGCGGATGCCGCGGAGGGGCGCTCCGCCGATGTGAAGAGGGACATCAGTGCACCTTGAAGTGGTCGAAGGGCTCGAGGCAGGCGCGGCATTCGTAGAGCGCCTTGCACGAGGTGGACCCGAAGCGCGAGACCTCTCGGGTGTCGAGCGATCCGCAGCGGGGGCAGCGCACGCTGAGCGTCAGGCGGATCGGCCCCGCTCCCACCGCCGCCCGGCCGGTGGGCGGGGCGATGCCGTACTCCGCGAGCTTGCGCTTGCCTGCATCCGTCATCCAGTCGGTCGTCCAGGCGGGCGAGAGCACGAGGCGCACGTCGACCCGGGCGAATCCGGCGGCGGTGAGCGCGAGGATGACGTCGTCGCGGATGGCATCCATCGCCGGGCAGCCGCTGTAGGTGGGCGTGATGTCGACGCGCACCATGTCACCGTCGACCTCGACCGCGCGGAGCACGCCCAGGTCTTCGATCGTGAGCACGGGCACCTCGGGGTCGGCGACGGATGCGGCGATCCGCCAGGCGGCGTCCTCGGCCACCGGTCCCTGAGCCCGTCGAGCGGTCACCACGTCGCCCCCGGGTGCCGTCGTGCGAGCACCTGCATCTCGGCGAGGATGTGGCCGAACGGCGTGGAGTGCGAGCCGCGGCGCCCTCCCGCCGACGACGAGGCCACGGTGGGGACCTCGAGCTCCGCCTCGGCGAACACGGTGTCCACGACCCTGTCGAACGCCGCACGCAGCGACGACGGCCGGACTGCCGCGTCGCCGAGCCGGTCGATGAGAGGCTCGTCGCGGAAGAGCTCGTCGACGTAGGGCCACACGTCGGCCACCGCGCGGATGATGCGCCGCCGTGACTCGTCTGTGCCGCCGGCCAGGCGCAGCATCCACTGGACTGCATGGTCGCGGTGATAGTCGACCTCCTTGACAGCCTTCTCGGCGATCGCGGCGAGCGTCTCGTCTGTGCTCGACCGCAGGGCCGAGTGCAGCTCGAACATGTACGTCGACGCCACGAACTGCCGGGCGATCGTCTGCGCGAAGTCGCCGTTGGGCTGCTCCACGAGCCAGCAGCTGCGGAAGTCAGGCTCGTCGCGGAAGTACGCGAGGTCGTCTTCGCTGCGGCCGTCGTAGGAGCCGGCGTAGTGCAGCAGCGAGCGGGCGTGCCCCAGCAGATCGAGGGCGATGTTGGCGAGCGCGACGTCCTCCTCCAGCTCGGGTGCGCGGGAGATCCAGGCGCCGAGCTGCTGGGAGAGGATGAGGGCGTCGTCGCCCAGCCACAGCGCGTACTCCGCGACGTCGGCGGATGCCGCGACCGCCCCGGTGCCCGCGAGCTCCTCGCTGAGCACGAGCTGGTCGACCGAGACGTCTCCGTGGACGTCGCCCCGGACCTCGTCGTGGGCGCTCACAGGTGCGGCACCCCCTCGGATGCCGTGTAGTACACGGCGTGCCGGTAGTTCTTGCCCGCAGGGCTCTCGAAGTAGGCGCCCTTCGCGTCGGGGTCGCTCGTGATGATGGCGTCGGCGGGCACCGCCCAGATCGACACGCCCTCGCCGCGGCGGGTGTACAGATCGCGCGCGTTGCGGATCGCCATCTCGGCATCCGGAGCGTGCAGGGATCCGACGTGCACATGGCTGAGTCCGCGGTTGGCGCGCACGAAGACCTCCCACAGGGGCCAGGGCTCGCGGGCGTCGGCGCCGGGCGTCGTCATCATGCCACCGCCTTCGCCGCCTGCTTGCGGGCGTACTCCGCCGCCGCCTCGCGCACCCAGGCGCCCTCCTCGTGCGCGGTGCGGCGGCGTTCGAGCCGCTCGGCGTTGCACGGGCCATTCCCCTTGAGCACCTCGAAGAACTCGTCCCAGTCGATCTCGCCCATGTCGTACCGCCCTGCCTGCTCGTTCCACCTCAGTTCCGGGTCCGGGAGGGTGACTCCGAGGATCTCGGCCTGCGGCACGAGCATCCCCACGAAGCGCTGGCGCAGCTCGTCGTTGGAGAAGCGCTTGATCTTCCACTTCATCGACTGGGCCGAGTTCGGCGACTGGTCGTCGGGCGGCCCGAACATCGCCAGGCTCGGCCAGTACCAGCGGTTCACGGCATCCTGCGCCATCTGCCGCTGCTCCTCGGTGCCGCGCATGAGCGTCAGCAGGATCTCGAAGCCCTGACGCTGGTGGAACGATTCCTCTTTGCAGATGCGCACCATGGCGCGTCCGTACGGGCCGTACGACGCACGGCACAGCGGCACCTGGTTGCAGATGGCCGCGCCGTCGACGAGCCAGCCGATCGCTCCCATGTCGGCCCAGGTCGGGGTGGGGTAGTTGAAGATCGAGGAGTACTTGGCCGTGCCGCTGATGAGCTGGTCCATCATCTCTTCGCGCGTGATGCCGAGCGTCTGCGCGGCGGAGTAGAGGTAGAGCCCGTGGCCGGCCTCGTCTTGCACCTTTGCCATGAGGATCGCCTTGCGCTTGAGGCTCGGCGCCCGGGTGATCCAGTTGCCTTCCGGCTGCATGCCGATGATCTCCGAGTGCGCGTGCTGCGAGATCTGGCGGATGAGCGTCTTGCGATACCCCTCGGGCATCCAGTCCCGGGGCTCGATGCGCTGCTCGTTCGCGATGAGCTCGTCGAACAGGCGCTCCTCGGGCGACGGCTCGGACTCGACGAGGGAGAGGTCTGCGGGACTGGTCATCTTCGACTCCTCGGCATCGGTCATCTTTACTGACCGCTCGTTTGGTAATTCTGGCACAGCGGGATGCCGCGCGCAAGGAACCGGCGTTCAGCGTGAGCGGGAGATGAGCTCGAGGAGGGCGAGGCCGTAGGCCTCTGCGGGGTCGGGATGCTCGAACCGACAGGTCTCGCCGGCGATCTCGATCTGCACGGCGAAGGCGTC
This Microbacterium sp. XT11 DNA region includes the following protein-coding sequences:
- the paaC gene encoding 1,2-phenylacetyl-CoA epoxidase subunit PaaC, producing MSAHDEVRGDVHGDVSVDQLVLSEELAGTGAVAASADVAEYALWLGDDALILSQQLGAWISRAPELEEDVALANIALDLLGHARSLLHYAGSYDGRSEDDLAYFRDEPDFRSCWLVEQPNGDFAQTIARQFVASTYMFELHSALRSSTDETLAAIAEKAVKEVDYHRDHAVQWMLRLAGGTDESRRRIIRAVADVWPYVDELFRDEPLIDRLGDAAVRPSSLRAAFDRVVDTVFAEAELEVPTVASSSAGGRRGSHSTPFGHILAEMQVLARRHPGATW
- the paaB gene encoding 1,2-phenylacetyl-CoA epoxidase subunit PaaB; amino-acid sequence: MTTPGADAREPWPLWEVFVRANRGLSHVHVGSLHAPDAEMAIRNARDLYTRRGEGVSIWAVPADAIITSDPDAKGAYFESPAGKNYRHAVYYTASEGVPHL
- the paaA gene encoding 1,2-phenylacetyl-CoA epoxidase subunit PaaA, with protein sequence MTSPADLSLVESEPSPEERLFDELIANEQRIEPRDWMPEGYRKTLIRQISQHAHSEIIGMQPEGNWITRAPSLKRKAILMAKVQDEAGHGLYLYSAAQTLGITREEMMDQLISGTAKYSSIFNYPTPTWADMGAIGWLVDGAAICNQVPLCRASYGPYGRAMVRICKEESFHQRQGFEILLTLMRGTEEQRQMAQDAVNRWYWPSLAMFGPPDDQSPNSAQSMKWKIKRFSNDELRQRFVGMLVPQAEILGVTLPDPELRWNEQAGRYDMGEIDWDEFFEVLKGNGPCNAERLERRRTAHEEGAWVREAAAEYARKQAAKAVA